In Stanieria sp. NIES-3757, the DNA window ATGGATCTCCATTCATCTCAGATCCAAGGCTATTTTGATATTCCAGTCGATCATGTCTATGGTTCTCCAGTAATTTTGGATTATCTCGCCAGTAAAAATTTACCCGATTTAGTGGTCGTTTCTCCAGATGTTGGTGGTGTTGCCCGCGCTAGAGCCTTTGCCAAAAAATTAAATGATGCACCCTTGGCAATCATTGATAAACGTCGTCAAGCTCATAACGTAGCAGAAGTGATGAACTTAATTGGTGATGTTAAAGGGAAAACTGCGGTACTAGTAGACGACATGATTGATACAGCAGGAACGCTATTGGAAGGAGCAAGATTACTACGAGCTGAAGGAGCAAGACAAATTTATGCTTGTGCCACCCATGCCGTATTTTCTGAACCCGCAGTGGCGCGACTATCTAGCGGTTTATTTGAAGAGGTTATTGTTACTAATACTATTCCCGTGCCAGAAGCAAAACAGTTTGAACAGTTAACAGTTACTTCTGTCGCTAACTTACTCGGAGAAACAATCTGGCGGATCCATGAAGATAGCTCGGTTAGTAGTATGTTTCGCTAAACAGAAGTAATTTAGCTAGTTACCAGTTAACTCATGCTCGGAGTTATAAAATCGTGGGATCAAAATTTATTCAAACGGCAGAGAAGGATTGCTCAACGACTAGCACTCTTGAGCGTGACTGGTAACTATTTGTTAGCTAATTGACTGATTGATTATCATAATTAACAGGTTGTTGGTCGATTGAACCAAGTCGGTTAAATGGCCAAAAACGTACCATTGCTCGACCAATTAGATTCTCCTTTGGGACAAAACCCCAATAATGAGAATCATAGCTATTATTGCGATTATCTCCCAGAACTAAATACTGACCTTCAGGAACAACAATTGGGCCATATTGATATTCGGGAGACTCTTTGATGTATTGTTCTTTTAAAGCTTTACCGTTGATGTAAACTTTTTCGCCCTTAACTTCAACAGTTTCTCCAGGAAGACCAATTACTCTTTTAATAAAAGCGTCTTTAAAATTTTGCTCTCTGAGTTTTTCTGTCGGGGAAAAAACCACCACATCACCTCTTTCGGGTGAGCGAAAATGATAACTAATCTTTTCAATAATTAAGCGATCGTTAATTTCTAAAGTAGGTTCCATCGAAGAGGAAGGGATGTACCGAGCCTCAGCGACAAAAGCTCGGATCCCAAACGCTAAAATAGCAGCAGTACCAAGGGTTTTTAGAATTTCAACTACAGCATTTTCTTCTTTTTTTGTCATAAGCATATGTCCTCCAACACTACTACTTTGTTAATTAGTCAAGCTCAAATTCTCCTTAGAAATGGTAGTCTGCTTCAAGGAGATTTACGAATTAATCAGGGAAAAATTGTAGAAATTGCACCAGAAATTATTCCTACTGAAACGGATGAAATTATTGACGCAACTGGATTGACTTTGTTGCCTGGCGTAATTGATCCTCAAGTCCATTTTCGCGAACCAGGATTAGAACATAAAGAAGATTTGTTTACTGCTAGTTGTGCTTGTGTTAAAGGTGGGGTGACTTCTTTTTGAGAAATGCCAAATACTCGACCTTTGACTCTCACCCAAGTGGACTTGGATGATAAATTACAAAGAGCAGCGAACAAGTGTTTAGTTAATTATGGCTTTTTTATTGGTGCAACGGCAGCAAATTCGCTCGATTTGGGAACGGCTCATCCTACTTGCGGAATTAAAATTTTTATGGGTTCTTCTGACGGAGCTTTATTAGTCAGTCGAGAAGAGAAATTAGAACCTATTTTTGCTACAAGAAAACGCTTGATTGCCGTTCATGCTGAAGGTCAGGCTCGGATTATTGAAAGACGCAAGCAATTTGTAGGTTAAACTAACCCAGCGATACATTCTCAAATCCAAGACGAGCAGGCAGCTTTGAATGCAACCAAATTAGCTCTAAAATTGTCGAAAAAATATTAACGCCGTTTACATATTCTACATCTTTCCACAGGAGTTGAAGCGGAACTACTCCGTCATGAGAAACCCGCCTGGGTAACAACCGAAGTTACACCTCAACATTTATTACTCAATACCAATGCTTATAATGAATCCTCCGTTGCGATCTCGGCTGCGGAGCAGATCGCCTGAAAATAATTATATACTTTGGC includes these proteins:
- the pyrC2 gene encoding dihydroorotase, with translation MSSNTTTLLISQAQILLRNGSLLQGDLRINQGKIVEIAPEIIPTETDEIIDATGLTLLPGVIDPQVHFREPGLEHKEDLFTASCACVKGGVTSF
- a CDS encoding ribose-phosphate pyrophosphokinase, translating into MSYTTLTLQSTQQQSTLSDTNRLRLFSGSANIPLAQEVARYLGMDLGPMIRKQFADGELYVQIQESIRGADVYLLQPCCNPVNDNLMELMIMIDACRRASARQITAVIPYYGYARADRKTAGRESITAKLVANLITEAGASRVLAMDLHSSQIQGYFDIPVDHVYGSPVILDYLASKNLPDLVVVSPDVGGVARARAFAKKLNDAPLAIIDKRRQAHNVAEVMNLIGDVKGKTAVLVDDMIDTAGTLLEGARLLRAEGARQIYACATHAVFSEPAVARLSSGLFEEVIVTNTIPVPEAKQFEQLTVTSVANLLGETIWRIHEDSSVSSMFR
- a CDS encoding dihydroorotase, multifunctional complex type, yielding MPNTRPLTLTQVDLDDKLQRAANKCLVNYGFFIGATAANSLDLGTAHPTCGIKIFMGSSDGALLVSREEKLEPIFATRKRLIAVHAEGQARIIERRKQFVG
- the lepB2 gene encoding signal peptidase I; this encodes MTKKEENAVVEILKTLGTAAILAFGIRAFVAEARYIPSSSMEPTLEINDRLIIEKISYHFRSPERGDVVVFSPTEKLREQNFKDAFIKRVIGLPGETVEVKGEKVYINGKALKEQYIKESPEYQYGPIVVPEGQYLVLGDNRNNSYDSHYWGFVPKENLIGRAMVRFWPFNRLGSIDQQPVNYDNQSVN